TCCGTTCTCTTGATGGGGGTGTTGAATGGATATGCAGATAATTGATCGGGAACGGGTGAGAGGTCTCATGTTGGAATTAAATGCCAGTGGGTTTCCGAATCCGGAAATTTCCCGGCAGGTTGGCCGCTCACTGTCCTTCGTTGAGAAAGCCTTGAATGGGAAGAAACAGTTTGTTTGGAAACTCCCACCAGTTCCACCGCTGACGAAGGTTTGGCGAGGTGGGTCTGAGCAGACATCGATGGGGATTAAGCGGATGCAAGAGGCCATCGGAGCAAACTTGCATTGGTTGTGGGGCGTCAAGGAAAAGAAGCCGGAGCCAGGCAGGCCTCCGAGTAAATGGCGGACTGTCCGGACACACCGGGCACTAGTTGAGCAGGCCGTTGATACTCTTAGTTTGGTGTGTGGTGTTCGACCGGCGGAGGTGTGGCGGTGGATCTATCCCGGCCGGGAGCGGCACATCTACCGGCACGTTGACCACCATCATGGTGTACGCACTTCGGGATGAGCGGGTCCTTTCTGGTAACCCATTACTGCGGAGGTCGAGCGGCGCAGTATTTTGCTAGTTTGTGGTTTTTTTATTTGGTTGACATGCAACATTAGTTGACATATTTATCATTAACATATTGAAAATACTCGTGTTTTATGTAAATAAAAGCCATGATAATGCAACATATAACTGTAAACCGTGTTGTCAGTCGCAACACAGAAAGGCCGGGACAGGAAAGGCCGTGGGGTGTCCGGTTTTAGGAAATTTTGTGGGAAAAATTTCCGGTTTGGTCAACAGGCAATATCTTCTACTATTCGACAAAGAAAGGGGGGGGCGCTATGGCCTTCAATGATTCCATTACGTTCGAGATTACGAATATCAAGGGCTTAGAAGAGGCCAGTAAGCTGGCTCCCAAACGCATTCTCTCCACTCTGAAACGGGAATATGCGCGGGAGGGAGCGAAGTTCAAAACGGAATTTCGCAAGAATAACCTGTTTGGGCCTCCTGGGATCAATCTGCCAAGACGAGCCGTGGGGTTCACGCTCAAGTCCAAGAAAAAGACCTTCACGAAAATTAAAGACAAAGAGGGCAAGGGGGCGCAATTGTCCCATGTCCTGACCAAGGTGGTGGTGGGCAAAAATGGGATTGTGTTGGTTGGCTATCTGAGCCGGTTCCTTGGGTTTCATGCGGCCAAGCTGGAACAGCCATTTAAAGACACCTTCCGGAAGATTGAGCCACGCCTGCGAGCCAGGATCGGCAAAGAAGCCGCACGGATTACCCAACAAGTGCTCGATAAGGGGTTGCGTGATTTTCAGAGGGGAAAGCGATGAAGGAATCAATGGTCAGTTGTGGGGTTCGGTGCTCGGTATGCCTTCGGCCGCTGTGCGTTGGGCAAGTGAATGAGCAAGTGCGCGGTACGTGTGAGCCTGTGATTCGCACGGGGTTAATGTGCCCCCAGTGTTTATCTATCGTCTCCCTGGCGGGTCCTGGAATTTCCATGTCGCAAATACGGTGACCGGGATCCACAATGTTCGGGGAATTTTAAAAGGAGGGAACTTGTGAGCGAGGAAGTCCTTCATAGCCTTATGCGGCAGAATTTGGCGGCACAGACAAGCGATGAGCGGGTGAGCCAATGGTATGCGGCCATGCAAGCGGCGTTGGTTGCCCTTGAATCCTCCCATGGTGTGTACGTCGATGAGATCCTGACAGCCGCGGCGTTGGTCATTCACGCTCGAAAGCGGGGACACGCGGACCCTACCTTCCGGGTGCCGATGGCCCATGAACTTCAAACCGTCTTCGATGAGTTGGACGCGGACACCAAAATTGAGCCGCTGTTGTCCTGGACGGCGAAGAATATCAATCGTCTTTCTCCATTGGTTACGGCAGCTCCCTGGACGCACGAAACCTTGACCAACCTCATGCAGGCCAAACTATTTGCGGTTCGCGACCGGAACCCCCTGATCCTTCGTGCCGTCATTCAGTTTGCCCTAGCTGAATATCTCTTGTGCGGGTATGACCTGACAGCCCTGTACGCGGTCTTTGAGAAACTTCACCCACCACTAACAGGGCCAGATGAATAGCCCGCCGTTTTCCGCAGATTCGTTTAATTGGCGTCGTTGGGTGGGACTACCCTTTGCTCCACGCGGGCGCGGTCCGTCTTATGATTGTTGGGGGTTGATCTGGGCCGTGCTCCGAGAAGTGGGGCACGACCTCCCTTCACTCCTGGATGATGGGGTTGCAACAGGCAAACAGAAAGCCCGCCTGGATCAATGGAAGCCCATTCCTCCCGGCGATCCGAAACTATTTGACATTGCCGCGTTTTGCTATACCAAGGACACCCTTCACCTCGGTTTGGTGTGCGGGCCTGGTGTCTTTCTGCATACGGCGGGCGGGGAGGGTAGTGGCGTGGATAATTTTCTCCAACAGCCATGGCGAAGCTGTCTGAAGGGGTTTTATCGGTTTCAAGCGGCGCGGGCTGGGTTGTGAGGTAGCCTGGTTCCGCTCATCGGCCTGGACTCTTCTTTTTATATTTTTGGAGCAAGAGGCGCATTCCCTCTTCGAGCATTTCATTGACGTTTCGATCTTCATCGACAGCTAAATGCTTGACCTCTTTCATGAGTTCCTGGTCCAAGCTCAACCCGTAC
The Nitrospiraceae bacterium DNA segment above includes these coding regions:
- a CDS encoding C40 family peptidase → MNSPPFSADSFNWRRWVGLPFAPRGRGPSYDCWGLIWAVLREVGHDLPSLLDDGVATGKQKARLDQWKPIPPGDPKLFDIAAFCYTKDTLHLGLVCGPGVFLHTAGGEGSGVDNFLQQPWRSCLKGFYRFQAARAGL